A genomic window from Silene latifolia isolate original U9 population chromosome Y, ASM4854445v1, whole genome shotgun sequence includes:
- the LOC141629936 gene encoding uncharacterized protein LOC141629936: protein MDGYDEDNLVNRIREVLRTLPEGAGRMQPRRVLQQDEFKISQLPEFGGSTDPEDYLEWERKIERMFDFKDLDDEKRCKYAILKLSRTTSLWYENLKTERARAGKAKISSWESLKRKLHKRFVPQNYKIDLYRRSAELSQGTMSMAEYIDEFEKLAIMCGIDEVEEQKMARFCRGLNRPIAIAVDLQTYSSFDMLCNLCLRIEAHSKANRIQPSSQPRTSSSNWNKPKVNEAGASSNDNSSIYSKSSATTLSPQTKDKQTAMSQEQNLSKVRCFKCQGFGHFKHSCPNRRIVTLREAKSYRDELGEDDPDEDGLFFANHDNIEEENEVIFDAPIYDTNLVLRRTLQAKIDPMLEAQRDQIFHTKCRVGDKWCSVIIDGGSCTNVASKEMVEKLALVTTAHPRPYALHWLDDGNKIKVTQQARIGFSMGPYQDEILCDILPMDACHILLGRPWQFDRNVQHNGRSNEYTLLSKGKNIVLRPMAPEAIRSMHSKRSQRTSLTMISEHEMEQEITTGERVYALVSKELVNNTGTGQKNREVTWLLEEFSDIFPDDLPPGLPPIRGIEHQIDLIPGAQLPNKAAYRANPEETKELQRQIEELMERGYVRESLSPCAVPALLVPKKDGTWRMCIDSRAVNNITIKYRFPIPRLDDMLDELHGSQVFSKIDLRSGYHQIRMKEGDEWKTAFKTKHGLYEWLVMPFGLTNAPSTFMRLMNEVFDTLRKQQLFGKLEKCSFLVEEVIFLGYVVSKDVVAVDQSKIEAIRSWPVTTTVTQQKLSPRHAKWVEFLQSFHFSSKYKEGKSNVVADALSRRHSLLTTLEVRLLGFETLKNYYQDDDDFGEIYRDFKQGTVQGYVVQDEFLFKGNRLCVPKHSIRELLVREAHEGGLAGHFGVQKTLDVLQEHFHWPRMQRDVQVVIKRCVTCHLAKSTFKAGEYTPLPVPDRPWEDVSMDFIIALPRTLRGKDAIMVVVDRFSKMAHFVACHKTDDASNVAHLYYQEVVRLHGIPKTIVSDRDVKFLSYFWNMLWRKVGTKLLFSTAYHPQTDGQTEVTNRILGTILRGIVNKTQKDWDLKLAHAEFAYNRSPTFATRRSPFEVVYGVNPYMPVDLLPLPREELVHDNAEAKLKAMQKLHEGGSIVSRAYSHQETSFGYTYVENDSQKSGKIS, encoded by the exons ATGGACGGTTACGACGAAGATAATCTAGTCAATAGAATTCGAGAAGTGTTGCGAACTCTGCCCGAGGGTGCTGGTCGAATGCAGCCTCGCCGTGTGTTGCAGCAAGACGAATTCAAGATTTCACAACTACCTGAATTCGGAGGAAGCACGGATCCAGAAGACTACCTCGAGTGGGAAAGAAAGATTGAACGGATGTTCGATTTTAAAGATTTAGACGATGAGAAGAGGTGTAAGTATGCTATTTTGAAGCTGAGTAGAACAACCTCCTTGTGGTACGAAAATCTCAAGACAGAACGTGCTCGAGCAGGAAAGGCGAAGATAAGTTCATGGGAATCGTTGAAACGTAAACTGCATAAAAGATTTGTTCCCCAGAATTACAAGATCGATTTGTATCGGAGGTCAGCCGAGTTAAGCCAAGGTACTATGAGCATGGCAGAATACATTGATGAATTCGAGAAGCTCGCCATAATGTGTGGCATTGACGAGGTTGAAGAGCAAAAGATGGCACGATTTTGTCGAGGTTTAAACCGTCCTATTGCTATTGCTGTCGATTTGCAAACCTACTCATCTTTTGACATGCTTTGTAATTTGTGTTTGAGGATTGAGGCTCATTCTAAAGCCAACCGTATCCAGCCATCGAGTCAACCACGAACTTCAAGTTCAAATTGGAACAAGCCCAAGGTGAATGAGGCAGGGGCTAGTTCGAATGATAATTCGAGCATTTACTCGAAATCGTCAGCAACAACTCTGAGTCCTCAAACGAAAGACAAGCAAACGGCCATGTCTCAAGAGCAGAATTTATCAAAAGTAAGATGTTTTAAATGTCAAGGATTCGGTCACTTCAAACACTCTTGCCCAAATAGGAGGATTGTTACATTAAGAGAAGCAAAATCTTATCGGGATGAATTGGGTGAAGATGATCCTGATGAAGACGGCCTGTTTTTCGCGAACCATGACAACATCGAGGAAGAGAATGAGGTTATCTTCGATGCCCCTATTTACGATACTAACCTGGTGTTGAGACGCACTTTGCAAGCCAAGATTGATCCAATGTTAGAAGCGCAGCGCGATCAAATTTTTCACACCAAGTGTCGGGTTGGAGATAAATGGTGCAGCGTGATTATTGACGGAGGGAGTTGTACGAACGTGGCTTCTAAGGAGATGGTGGAGAAGCTCGCGCTGGTTACAACGGCCCATCCTAGACCATATGCACTACATTGGCTTGATGACGGAAATAAAATAAAGGTGACCCAGCAGGCACGAATAGGCTTTTCCATGGGACCGTATCAAGACGAGATTTTATGCGATATATTAccaatggatgcttgtcatatATTGTTGGGGCGTCCTTGGCAGTTTGATAGGAATGTCCAGCATAACGGAAGGAGCAACGAATATACACTACTCTCGAAAGGTAAAAATATTGTCCTACGTCCTATGGCTCCGGAAGCTATTCGGAGTATGCACTCCAAACGAAGTCAGCGGACAAGTCTCACCATGATCAGTGAACACGAGATGGAACAGGAAATTACTACTGGAGAAAGAGTATATGCGTTGGTGTCTAAAGAACTTGTGAATAATACGGGAACTGGTCAAAAAAATCGAGAAGTGACATGGCTACTGGAGGAATTTTCCGATATATTTCCAGATGATTTACCACCTGGATTACCGCCCATTCGAGGCATTGAACATCAAATAGATTTAATTCCAGGAGCCCAGTTACCAAATAAGGCGGCTTATCGTGCTAACCCCGAAGAAACTAAGGAATTGCAGCGGCAAATTGAAGAGCTTATGGAGCGAGGTTATGTTCGGGAAAGTCTTAGCCCTTGTGCAGTACCAGCGTTattggtaccaaagaaagacggtaCATGGCGGATGTGTATTGATAGTCGGGCTGTCAATAATATTACTATTAAATACCGGTTTCCTATTCCGCGACTCGATGACATGCTAGATGAGTTGCACGGCTCAcaagtattttctaagattgatttgcgTAGTGGCTATCACCAAATTCGTATGAAGGAAGGGGATGAGTGGAAGACCGCTTTTAAAACAAAACATGGATTATACGAATGGCttgtcatgcctttcggtctcactAATGCTCCAAGTACTTTTATGCGGTTAATGAATGAA GTCTTTGACACCTTGAGGAAACAGCAACTATTTGGAAAACTGGAAAAATGTTCGTTCTTGGTGGAGGAAGTAATTTTTCTAGGTTATGTGGTGTCCAAGGATGTTGTTGCAGTAGATCAATCCAAAATTGAAGCCATTCGATCTTGGCCCGTAACCACGACCGTAACTCAG CAGAAATTGAGTCCTCGTCATGCCAAGTGGGTCGAATTTTTGCAATCATTTCACTTCTCCTCTAAGTACAAGGAAGGAAAAAGTAACGTGGTGGCTGATGCCTTATCGAGACGGCATTCGTTGTTAACTACGTTAGAGGTCAGACTCTTGGGTTTCGAAACTTTGAAAAATTATTACCAAGATGATGATGATTTTGGGGAAATTTATCGTGATTTCAAGCAAGGAACGGTTCAAGGCTATGTTGTCCAGGACGAGTTTTTATTCAAGGGAAATCGGTTGTGTGTACCTAAACATTCTATACGAGAGTTATTGGTACGAGAGGCGCACGAAGGTGGGTTGGCAGGACATTTTGGAGTACAAAAAACGTTGGATGTGTTGCAAGAACATTTTCATTGGCCAAGAATGCAGCGGGACGTGCAGGTGGTGATTAAACGATGTGTCACTTGTCATCTCGCTAAAAGTACGTTCAAGGCAGGGGAATATACACCATTGCCGGTGCCTGATCGTCCCTGGGAAGATGTATCTATGGACTTCATCATCGCTCTACCTCGCACTCTACGAGGAAAGGATGCAATTATGGTGGTTGTGGATCGGTTTTCTAAAATGGCACACTTTGTGGCATGTCATAAAACTGATGACGCAAGTAATGTAGCACATTTATATTATCAAGAAGTTGTTCGGCTACATGGCATTCCTAAGACGATTGTGTCCGATCGAGATGTCAAATTTCTAAGCTATTTCTGGAACATGCTATGGAGAAAAGTTGGTACCAAATTGCTATTTAGTACGGCTTATCATCCACAGACTGATGGACAAACGGAGGTCACGAATCGAATCTTAGGAACCATATTACGGGGCATAGTGAATAAAACTCAAAAGGATTGGGATTTAAAATTAGCTCATGCCGAGTTCGCTTATAATCGATCCCCGACTTTTGCTACTCGTCGATCCCCTTTCGAAGTGGTTTATGGAGTTAATCCATATATGCCAGTCGATTTACTACCTTTACCTCGCGAAGAATTGGTTCATGATAATGCTGAAGCAAAGTTGAAAGCAATGCAGAAGCTACACGAGGGAGGAAGCATCGTCAGCCGCGCATATTCGCACCAGGAGACCTCGTTTGGTTACACTTACGTGGAGAACGATTCCCAAAAAAGCGGAAAAATAAGCTAA